In the genome of Paenibacillus pabuli, the window CGCAAACGAAGGTACATGATGTCCTGGCATCAGGTAAACAATACGTCCAACACCATATCGATGTGCCCAAGCTGCGGGCTTTGGTCCTTCATCGGATTGATACTCCAGCAGAACCTTTGTTTCCGCAAAAGAACCGAACTCAAACTGATAAGGCTCTTCCTCCATTGTAAATCCCGAAATGCCTTCCGTCACCGGATGACTCTCTTCCGTTACTTTGAACTCCAGTGGTGCGTAGGGTGGATGATGCAGAAACTTGGCACCGATCATCTGCTTCAGTTCATAACGATTTTGGAGCGAAATTCCGTTATGTATAATGACCAGTCCACCTCCATTACTAACATAGGACAATAAGCCTGCTGTTTGCTGTGGAGAGACTTTGCCCTTCCAATCATCCATGTAACAGATACAAACATCAAAACCAGTTATATTTTCTTGCAGCAGCATATTGCGATTCTCGCTGCACTGCACAGTCATAGTATCGTGAAAAATCCGACTAATTTCCGCATCTACACCTTGCAGCGGATGCCAGTCCGGATGAGTATAATCACCAAGCAGCAACGCCTTTTTACGATGATCCATCATTAAAAAACTCCTTTCAAATTACATATAACAATATTACCAGGGAAGGGCGTCTCCCTTGTAATCTACATACGCGGGCTGATCTCCCATGAACTCCTTATGGCGATCGATGAGTGCTGTAATATGTTGAGCAGATTGATTTGGCGTAAGGTCTGCAGCGGTATTCAATTCCCCGCTCATATAACTCTGTACCCAGCCAGGATGAATCAGCATCACTTGTCCACCTTCATTCTTCAGACCATTATGCACAAGGCGTGCCTGCATGTTTAATGCTGATTTGGACATGCAATAGGCAAACCATCCATCCCGGCTGCACTGCTCAATACTGCCTGCCTCAGAAGAGATATCGACAATCAGCTTATTGGTTCCTTGGAGAAGGAGGGGCAGCAGGGCATGAGTGACACGTAATGAACCTAAAGTGTTTACGTTAAATACTTCCGCCATCTCCGCCATGTTCAACGGTCCACGGATATGATCCGTAATACTTCCTAGTATAGCCGCATTATTGATAAGCAT includes:
- a CDS encoding ThuA domain-containing protein; this translates as MDHRKKALLLGDYTHPDWHPLQGVDAEISRIFHDTMTVQCSENRNMLLQENITGFDVCICYMDDWKGKVSPQQTAGLLSYVSNGGGLVIIHNGISLQNRYELKQMIGAKFLHHPPYAPLEFKVTEESHPVTEGISGFTMEEEPYQFEFGSFAETKVLLEYQSDEGPKPAAWAHRYGVGRIVYLMPGHHVPSFAHETYRQLILQAGKWAARYV
- a CDS encoding SDR family oxidoreductase; translated protein: MKTVCVTGAARGLGLALTAQMLKRGYIVYAAGLDMEESEGIRLLTDAYPTHLRALELDIADDLSVALFTETLKLDTEHLDMLINNAAILGSITDHIRGPLNMAEMAEVFNVNTLGSLRVTHALLPLLLQGTNKLIVDISSEAGSIEQCSRDGWFAYCMSKSALNMQARLVHNGLKNEGGQVMLIHPGWVQSYMSGELNTAADLTPNQSAQHITALIDRHKEFMGDQPAYVDYKGDALPW